One Bufo gargarizans isolate SCDJY-AF-19 chromosome 4, ASM1485885v1, whole genome shotgun sequence DNA window includes the following coding sequences:
- the LOC122936223 gene encoding VIP peptides — protein MEHRSIFHLMVSFTLFSVFYFRAQALPPLGTYSNSRLGNILSFEGANEADQTQGTLKQDTDILQNNLPENDKFFLDMAQGVGRTSRHADGLFTSGYSKLLGQLSARRYLESLIGKRVSNSVVDDPVPVKRHSDAVFTDNYSRFRKQMAVKKYLNSVLTGKRSQEDINPSSLREDADLSQAPFSENYDDANIDELLNHLPLNL, from the exons ATGGAACATAGAAGCATCTTCCACCTTATGGTGTCTTTTACACTGTTCAGTGTTTTCTACTTTCGAGCACAAGCATTACCTCCTTTAGGAACCTATTCTAACAGCAG GCTAGGAAATATATTGTCATTTGAGGGAGCAAATGAAGCTGATCAGACACAGGGGACATTAAAACAAGATACAGACATTTTGCAGAACAATCTACCAGAGAATGACAAGTTTTTTCTGGACATGGCCCAAGGCGTTGGAAG AACATCACGACACGCTGATGGACTTTTTACTAGTGGATACAGTAAGCTCTTGGGTCAACTGTCTGCAAGAAGATATCTAGAATCTCTAATTGGCAAGAGAGTCAG TAACAGTGTTGTAGACGATCCAGTCCCTGTAAAGCGTCACTCTGACGCGGTCTTCACCGATAACTACAGTCGATTTAGGAAGCAGATGGCAGTAAAGAAATACTTAAACTCCGTTCTCACAGGAAAAAGAAG tCAAGAGGATATCAATCCTTCAAGTCTTCGAGAAGATGCAGATCTAAGTCAAGCTCCATTTTCAGAAAATTATGATGATGCCAACATTGACGAGTTGCTGAACCACCTACCACtg AACCTTTGA